The Lycium ferocissimum isolate CSIRO_LF1 chromosome 8, AGI_CSIRO_Lferr_CH_V1, whole genome shotgun sequence DNA segment AGTGGGGAGGAAATGGAGGTGGTCTAGGCCGAGATGGGAAAAGTGATTTATTACCTTATGCGAGTGAACTTTTGTTTGTTGCATCTATGCCTTGTAAAACAGTAGAGGAGAGGCAGGTTCGAGATAGAAGggtttttcttcttcatagttTATTTGTTGATGTTGCGATTTTTCAGGCCATCTCAGCTGTGCGACATGTAATGGAGAAAGTTAAACCAGCTCATTCTGATGCAAACAGAGAAATCATTTATAATGAGAGAGTTGGGGACTTGAGCATATCTGTCATCAAAGATGTGTCCGATGCTAGCTGCAAAATCGATACCAAAATTGATGGATTTCAAGCAACTGGAATAGCTAAGAAAAATCTGATTGAAAGATATCTACTCAAGGGGATTACTGCTGATGAAAATACTGCTGCCCATGTAAGTAATTACTAAAGAGAATGATGTTGATCTACTGTTTAATGTCTGAAGCCTTGCATTTTGTTAAAATGAAAATTGCTGGACTTTGAGTTCAGGATATTGCCACTTTAGGTGTTTTGAATGTACGGCATTGTGGTTATATTGCGACTGTAAAAGTTCAAAGGAAAGCTAGTGACAAAGTGGGATCTCCATCGGAAAGCATTGAACTTGCTGATCAGCCTGATGGTGGTGCAAATGCCCTTACTATCAACAGGTATTACGTGTTTCTCAGAAGAAGATTGTGAATTTTCTAGTAAGTATGCATTACAGAGCCAAAGTATGCATTAGTTGATCTTCCATGGTGGTTTCATGAAACAGAAGATATAGGTctcttttttcattcttttttttttaaaagataagtTAAAACAAACAATAAAGCTATATTACACTTACTGACAGAAAGAAATATCAAGTTCAATAAATCTGTATGCTCAATCacttaaagaagagaaattttaGGAGGCAGAAATTATACCGGAGAAAATGAATTCAACTAGAGCTAATTACAAGATGGCATGTCAGAAGAGCACTGCATTCTGATAGCtaaatatatatgtcaaagatATGCCCTCGGGGACGCTTAAGTGATCACCAGAAATTTACAGATATTAGctgatgcaaaaaaaaaaattgatattggAAAGACCTTATACCTCTTTCTTTGCATTTGTGATCTTTTGAGTATAGTGCCAAAACAACAAAGGGAGAAGGGGGGAGGTTAGGGATGACTCCATCTTCAACGTTAGACTGACTTGATAAAACTTAAGAGCCATGATTATGATCTTAACTTCCAGCAGTCATtctaaaacttttgaaaacatggaAAATATTATGCAAGTTCcctgaattttctaaatatttaaTTCTGTATTATCTTGGATGTTTAGGACCCCCTAACCCCTGTCAGGTTATTTATCCTTTACTAAAGATTTATTATGGTTTTTCTCTAACTAGTTGCAGTCTGGTAATAAACCAACCACTGATTCTGATATTTCTAGGACAATTTGCTAGTGTGGCTGTTGTTCCCTTGATCTTCTCAAGTCCGTTATTATCTAAACTTCCTCCTTTAACATTATATCTTGCAGTTTAAGGTTTCTGCTTCATGAGAAAAATGACAACAAAGTAATGCATTCAAAATCCTCAGAATCCGAAGAGATCAATCCCTCTCGGACATTTGTCAAGAGAATAGTAGAAGAGAGTCTTCTCAAGCTTCAAGAACAGAATATAGAAGGTGACTCTTTCATCAGATGGGAACTTGGAGCGTGCTGGATACAGCACTTACAGGATCTAAAGAAATCAGAGAAAGATAAAAAAGCTCAtacaaaaaagacaaaaaatgaGATCAAGGTTGAGGGACTTGGAATCCATCTTAAATCCCTTAAGAACAGAAAGCAGAACAAACTCCAGTCTGAAAGCTTCAAATCTGTTGCAGATAGTGTAGATGGGAGATCAGAAAAAGTTGTCTTGCCATCTGGGGATTCTCAATGTGAGACTGATCCCAATCAAAATCAGCTCATACTGAAGTCACTGTTGTCTGATGATGGTTTTACTCGTCTGAAAGAGTCAGAGACCGGACTTCACCTTAAGGTGGCAACTAGCAagtcttaattatttattgacaggttacttcatcaaaaaatgtTTATTGACAGGTTACAAGATGAATTTAGTTGAAGTATGTCTTCTAACACACTCTTTGGTTTGATAGTCTGTGGAAGAGCTGATTGAGATGTCACAGAAGTACTACAATGAAGTTGCCCTTCCAAAATTGGTAACATGCAATTTATTACCTTATAGAGGTGCattataaagaaaaaatgtACTGTATAGAGATCAATTTCTGCAAAAAATTGGTCTCTTGCTTGTGTCTTAATTAATAAATGTACTACAGGTTGCGGACTTTGGTTCTCTGGAACTCTCACCAGTTGATGGTCGAACCTTAACTGATTTCATGCATACCAGAGGTCTGCGTATGCGTTCGCTTGGACAAGTTGTAAGTCTGTGatcattttgatttttatatCCTTTGGAACTTCTTGTACATCGGTAGGCTGTAGCATCTCTATGATATTCTGGTTTTTATCTAAATgccaagaaaaaataaattccaCTTTTTCTATCTGATTTACTAAGAAGTTTGTTTTATGCCGTTCATAAAGAACCCTTATGTGtaaactatcttcttttgatatTGTATAAACTCTTGAATGTCTGGACTGCTGTTCAAAGACCTATATTGGTATCccagttatcattctagtatgCATAAGAAATTAAAGTGCCACAAGACTCGTTTAATGACGTTGCAAATTTATTACTACATTGGAACGCATCGAAGATAATCTGAACTTTGAACTTCACATTCGTCATCTCTTAAATGCTGCCTCTACATTGATCTGGTAGGAGATCATTCTACATTGATCTGGTAGGAGATCACTATGAATGTGTATGCAACTGTgagaaaatattattctcattaTTCTTTGTATGAACCATTGCTATTTGTTATCTTTTCGGCAGGTAAAACTTTCAGAGAAGTTATCTCATGTGCGATCTCTATGCATACATGAGATGATAATAAGAGCTTTTAAACATATTCTACAAGCTGTTATCGCTTCAGTCATTGAGATTGAGGATCTGTCTGCAGTAATTGCTGCTACCTTAAATATGATGCTTGGGTTTCCTGAAAATGATGAACCAAATGAACATCATGGCATTGACCCATTCATGTGGAGATGGCTGGAGTTATTTTTGAAGAATCGATATGAATGGGAGACTGGCAGCTTAAATTACAAGGATCTGAGGAAATTCACAATTCTTCATGGTTTATGCCATAAGGTATTTCAAATTTGTGTAATGGACCGTTAGGAATGAACACAATTCTTTGCATTATGCATGCTCTTGTGTTTGGGTTGATAAATACTGTCCGAGTGAAAAAAGGGAAGTGTTTCTAGCAATGACGAACTTCAGTTTTGTGATCAAAGCCAAGGAAAAGCAGGAATACTCATTTCGTTTGTATACATCAAACATGTATAGTTATGTTGTTGCATTTGATGGTTAGTAAGATGCACAGAATTTTATGGAATGTTTTAAAGATCAAGGAACATATGCTTTTTTTGTCAGGAAATACCAATACTTATGGTAGGAACTACAAACGAATTTACATCTTGACTATCTAACATTATTAGTAAGATGTATCAAGTAGTtagaattatcaccaactatgATACTTGAGAAAAATGTTTGTTAAATTGGTGGTAGAACCAAATAACTATTAACTAGTTTGACCTGTTCTTTAATCAATACGAGTAGGCACATTATTTGTTGTATGTCACATTGTCACCTATTTTGTCGATTTAGTGCGGGTTGTTGGTGCATACCCTGTGCGATTTGGTTTTCCATTTGATTCATCTTTTCACGATTTGTTCTATATAGTATATATCGTATTGTCCAAAGGAAAAGAGCAGTGAAGAGTATACTTTTGTCTGTTCTAGGTGGGAATTGAACTTGTTCCAAGAGATTATGATATAAATTCTCCGAATCCGTTTAGAAAAGAAGACATTGTCAGCCTAGTACCTGTGCATAAGGTGATAATGCAAACCCTGCTATCAGATGAGATAATTCGGGTCTCctattgaatttttcttttttcctttttttgcgAGTCACAAAATTTTTCCCACTTCCCATTGGATCTGTGTGTTTTATCCTCTGCAGCAAGCTGCTTGCTCTTCCGCAGATGGACGACAGCTTTTGGAATCATCTAAGACAGCTTTGGATAAGGGAAAACTCGAAGATGCTGTCAGCTATGGGACTCAGGTAACTAATATCCAAgataggaaaaaagaaaatatcctCGTATTACATTCTCCcgtcaaaaagaaaagaaaccttCGATGTTATGTAGCTTATTATTGTCTTTAAGCATGCATAGATGATTAATAAAAGAGAttgacaaaagaagaaagaccAAAGTTTTGGTAATAAACAATTAGATTTGTGTACACCGTTTGGTCAGTAGTCAATTTATTGTGCTTTCAGGCTCTTGCTAAGCTGGTCGCAGTATGTGGTCCCTACCATCGAATGACAGCCGGAGCATATAGCCTTCTAGCTGTTGTTTTGTATCACACTGGTGATTTTAATCAGGTATTCTTAAAGACTCATTAGATTAGGCCTAAATTCATGCTTTTTCCTTCCTACTGAAATATATGGCGTCTCGTCCTTTTACACTGTTCTAGTATGTTAATACTAGTGTTTACATGACAGGCAACTGTCTATCAGCAAAAAGCCCTGGACATCAATGAAAGGGAGTTCGGGCTGGATCACCCAGATAGCATGAAAAGTTACGGGGATCTTGCAGTTTTCTATTACCGACTTCAACAGACAGAGTTGGCTCTCAAGTATGTAGTTTCTCTAAGATGTCTAGTTGTTCAAAAATTTTGTGCAGGTGACAGTTATAAAAggaagaattaaaaaagaaatcgcATCCATATGTGATGTGTGTTACCAAACCCATCCCAACTCTTGGTTACCCAATGGTGGGAAACATTTATGTTGTCGACACTCTAGATGTCCAACTTGGGCATACGGGGGCGTTAAAGTTGTCCCGTTTTGATGAGGGAAATGGCTGCTGTATCCTTATATGATCTTGACCAATCCTCACTTAATGAGCTATCTTTTGAGGTTTGAGTTAGACCCAAGGTCcattttataaaacatgagtaTTACTAGTGGGAAGGTGAAAATAACACCTGTTTGGAGTCAAGCTAGTTATATGGATATAACAACTGGAAACTTGGTAGATAATATGATCTTCAGACACAATTAAACTAACAAAATTGCACAGTTGACAGCTAGTGAGATGGATATAATAGCTCGAAACTTGGTGAGAATATGATCTTGAGACACAATTCAAATTACAAAATTGCATAGTTGACATAATGTGTTATATTATGTAGAcaaccttttattttattaggaACTAAACAAACACTAACTGTGCACCTTTCTTGTACTCTATGATACAAAGATTTGAACCAACCATATCTGCTCCTTGCCCTTTCAACTTAAATCCTGTGCAACTTGCAATCATTTATGGTGTAATTTTAGTATCTTATGGCCAACTTACCTTCCattatccaggtatgtaaagcgagcTCTTTATCTGTTGCATCTCACATGTGGCCCCTCACATCCAAACACTGCGgcaacatatataaatgtgGCTATGATGGAGGAAGGGCTTGGTAATGTGCATGTTGCCCTCAGATATCTACATAAAGCTCTGAAGTGCAACCAAAGGTTACTCGGCCCTGACCATATTCAGGTTCTCGTTGGCTGATGTAATGagtatttttcttttggttttagCATTCACAACTTCCCGACTACATCTGTACATATCTGGATAAACTGGCCTTAATCGGCACAATGCAGCTTCTATTCATCCTCCTTTTTTCTCAAATACATGTGTCGAACAATACATGTATCCTTACACTGATATCCAAATACATGAACTAACTAAATTCATGTATCACATAAATCAAaaagttttcttcttccaagtcAAGGTTCACATTTCAACATTATTTATGTCTTTGACCATGTAACTAAAATAAATCTCTATATATCTTTCATTCAAGCTTTAGAGCATGGTGCTTTAATTTTTTGAACTTGATGACCGTGTGAAATTGGGATCTAGTAGTGCTCAAACCAGCACTTCTGGGGAACTGTCTTTATTAAACCACAATTAGACGTGTTCTACACTGCTGAACCTGGAAAAAAAGTATATCCAAATGCTCAAATCCGTGCCTGCATCTCTCTAATCTGCTATGCTTTGTCTTACCAGACTGCTGCAAGTTACCATGCTATAGCAATTGCTCTCTCTTTGATGGAAGCTTATCCTTTGAGTGTTCAACATGAGCAAACAACCTTGCAGATACTCAAAGCGAAGCTTGGTCCAGATGACCTTCGCACACAGGTACCTTCTGTCTCATGCACAAGGATACAAACACAAACAGACTCCCTCTCTTCTCAGAGAAGTGCTACATGAACAATTACATTTTCTGGGactttcaacaacaacaacatcaagccCAGTATAATCAAATTTTCTGGCACTTTACCACttgaatatttttcttttacttttactttttatttagcCAATAACAATGACAAATAACAGTccaatttgattaaaaaatatgttCTCAAAGTTTCATAAGGATAACCTACTGTAAGCATGCACGTAATTAGGTAGATAGTCTTTCTGTGGCTCCTTTCATATGCTGGCATTTAAGTAACGGAGTTGAGCGATGAGACTGCTGAAACATGATAAAGTTCTTTAAGGcaatttctattgcttgcttGCTTTAACCCAACCGAGTTTATTTGTTGTGATCTTATAACTGAATGCTGCAGGATGCTGCTGCTTGGCTTGAATATTTTGAGTCCAAGGCTGTTGAACAGCAAAAAGCTGCTCGAAATGGAACTAGGAAGCCAGACGCATCAATAGCCAGCAAGGGCCATTTGAGGTATATAAGCACTTTTACTTTCTTAATTTCACTTGGATTGGATACTGTTAGACTTAATCAGCAAAGTATAATTTTAGTCTCAATTTATGTTTTACCTCTAATTAGATGGCTAGGTGATTTCATAACTTGAGGGCTTGAGTTCCCATTGTTTAGATGATCATTATGCTTGGCATTCCTTTATGTCCTTCTTCTTAAAAACTTTTGAGGATATGTTATGCTACTTTCTTCTAACTTACGCGTAAGATTTGTTGGTTCTTTTGTTAAATCAGAGCCCTATTGTTAGAGTCACATGTTGACTGAAGATGCAATTAGTCTCTTCATATGGTCTTGGCCAATTCTGACATCATGAGCCAGCTTTTCGGATTTATTTAGACCAAAGGTCCAGTTATTGAACATGGTATGAAAGCTAGACCCATCGTTAGGTTACTCTATATTAGGCTCCATGTTATGTTATTCACGTTTTAGATGTCTAGTTCTGGCTGTGCCGGGTAGGGGAATGTTAGAATCTCACTGATTGAGGATATGAGTTGTAGTTTCTCTGTACCATTTTGAATGATCCTCACATTATGAGCTAACTCTTGGGGTTAAGTTAGGTCCTAGGTCCATGTTTCTTTAACACCTTCAATCCACCTACTTACATTTGAGTTTGATATGACATTCTATGTGGTATATTTTGCTTGCTTTGAGAGTCTGAGTCGTTTGACTATGAATTTGTTTAGGAAGTGACAATGGTCTATGTCATCAACGTAAAATCTCAGATGTTACATGATGATCTTGTAATTTGCATTACTTACATGCACAATaactttttcaaaagaatgCTTTATGCCAATCTTATAATTTGCATTACTTACATGCACAATaactttttcaaaagaatgCTTTGGCATAGCTATACTAGAGACCGATAAGTGAAACACTTTGGTTTTGATCTTGTTATGACATGCTATCTTACTGGACAGTGTGTCGGATTTGCTCGACTATATCAATCCTAGTTCTGATGCCAAAGGGAGAGATGCTATTCTAGCAAAAAGAAAAGGCTTTGTCTCAAAGGTACAGGATGCTCATGATGTCTTTATATAGATATTTTCTTCTTATATGTTTCAAATATTTCAGCATGAAGGGATAAATGAATATAATCTGGGACAAAGTTGTATATGCTAATGCAAATATGGTCTTTATCAAAGAAAAAGGTTAATGCAACACAATTATGTTACTCTTATATTTTTGTCAAAGAAAAATGTTAATGCAATGCAATTATGTTTGTTGCTCCTCcatccaatttatatgatattcTTTCCATTTAGGATGTTTCATAAAATTGTAATGCGATTTCACTAAGAAATTTTACTATGCAACACTCACGTGTTTCATCTCAAATTCGTTtaacaattcaatttttttagtttttatatgATCTCTATCAAACCTTCAACGAATACTTCAATATTTTCTTCCACTACCAATAATATGATACATAAGTCTAATTATCGTATTAAACTTCGAGTAAGTGAAATGGCTGGAGGATGTAATAGATGAGCATAAACTGAGAAATTCAAATTCTAGCTTGTGCTGATTTGTTGGGAAGGTCTACCGTCCATAATGCCAGCACAAGACCGATAAGTGAAACACTTTGATTTAAAAGGAAACTTTGGTTCCAGGTAGATGCTTCGATATATGTTTCAAGCTTCCAAAGGTCTGTAGGCCTTCCTGTTATATGTTAATGCAAACATGTTGCACTGAAATTCAAAATTTACcttattttatcttttacaTTTCAGGGACTCTTACTGTTTGCTTGTTCCACATTTATCTGAAAGTAGATTTAGCTTGAAACTTGAGGCTTGCCTAGTATAAGCCTCCCTTAATGCTTCTTCCCTCCTTATACTTCATGCTTTTATTTCTCAGGTAAAGGGAAAATCTGATCTGACCAATTGTGCCACAGCAAACTCTGACAGTCCTAAAGAAGTCCTGAAAGTGGagcaagatgatcagaagcTAATTTTTAAAGATGATAGTAATTCCCAGACACATGTGGAACCCTTTGATACAATAGTTGAGTCCAATCAGAATGCAGATCGAAGAATTTCGGAGAACAAAAAACACATTGAACCTAGACCCTTGGTGGAGGACGCTTCATTGGAGAAGTGTGTTAACAGTGCTGTCTTATCTGAAGCTTATGCCGAAGCAGATGATGGATGGCAGCCAGTACAGAGACCAAGATCAGTTGGTATTTATGACCGAAAACTAAGACAGAGGTGGCAAGCCGTCAGCAAGGTCATTGATTACCAGAAAAAAGACTCAGTTTCCGAAGTTGGTCATGCTAGATTGAAGAATAACTATCAAGCTGGTAGATATTTTGTCTTAAAGAAAAAGACAACATCAGAAGGAAATAATGCGGATTACTATGTAGCAAAGAGTCCATCTCCCAGTACCAAACTTGGTCGAAAAGTTGCAAAAGCTATAACATATCGGGTCAAGTCTGTGTCATCATATGTTGGAGATGTTGTTGCTGAGAACTCTAGAACTGGAGGTGAGTTATTAGGTTCTTCAATGGAGAAGAAACAAGTTTCTGCAATAAAAGAGGCTGAACCAATACCAAAAAGGAGTTCCATAGTAAGCCTCGGAAAATCTCCTTCCTATAAGGATGTAGCAGTTGCCCCGCCAGGTACCATCTCTATGTTGCAGGATAGAGTTTCTGAAGATAAAGTTCCTGATAATCAAGAAGTTCTGGAACTTGGAGAGGAACAAAATTTTGAGCCAATAAGAAGCGATGCAGAATCCATTAAGGTGGAGGACATTCAGCATCTTGTTGCAGTTGACCAtaaagaaggaattaagttgAGTGATTTGGGAGGTGATGAAATTTCAGAGGTCACATGTCCAAGCATGTCAACAGTTAATAACA contains these protein-coding regions:
- the LOC132068601 gene encoding protein REDUCED CHLOROPLAST COVERAGE 1-like isoform X4 produces the protein MGKAISAVRHVMEKVKPAHSDANREIIYNERVGDLSISVIKDVSDASCKIDTKIDGFQATGIAKKNLIERYLLKGITADENTAAHDIATLGVLNVRHCGYIATVKVQRKASDKVGSPSESIELADQPDGGANALTINSLRFLLHEKNDNKVMHSKSSESEEINPSRTFVKRIVEESLLKLQEQNIEGDSFIRWELGACWIQHLQDLKKSEKDKKAHTKKTKNEIKVEGLGIHLKSLKNRKQNKLQSESFKSVADSVDGRSEKVVLPSGDSQCETDPNQNQLILKSLLSDDGFTRLKESETGLHLKSVEELIEMSQKYYNEVALPKLVADFGSLELSPVDGRTLTDFMHTRGLRMRSLGQVVKLSEKLSHVRSLCIHEMIIRAFKHILQAVIASVIEIEDLSAVIAATLNMMLGFPENDEPNEHHGIDPFMWRWLELFLKNRYEWETGSLNYKDLRKFTILHGLCHKVGIELVPRDYDINSPNPFRKEDIVSLVPVHKQAACSSADGRQLLESSKTALDKGKLEDAVSYGTQALAKLVAVCGPYHRMTAGAYSLLAVVLYHTGDFNQATVYQQKALDINEREFGLDHPDSMKSYGDLAVFYYRLQQTELALKYVKRALYLLHLTCGPSHPNTAATYINVAMMEEGLGNVHVALRYLHKALKCNQRLLGPDHIQTAASYHAIAIALSLMEAYPLSVQHEQTTLQILKAKLGPDDLRTQDAAAWLEYFESKAVEQQKAARNGTRKPDASIASKGHLSVSDLLDYINPSSDAKGRDAILAKRKGFVSKVKGKSDLTNCATANSDSPKEVLKVEQDDQKLIFKDDSNSQTHVEPFDTIVESNQNADRRISENKKHIEPRPLVEDASLEKCVNSAVLSEAYAEADDGWQPVQRPRSVGIYDRKLRQRWQAVSKVIDYQKKDSVSEVGHARLKNNYQAGRYFVLKKKTTSEGNNADYYVAKSPSPSTKLGRKVAKAITYRVKSVSSYVGDVVAENSRTGGELLGSSMEKKQVSAIKEAEPIPKRSSIVSLGKSPSYKDVAVAPPGTISMLQDRVSEDKVPDNQEVLELGEEQNFEPIRSDAESIKVEDIQHLVAVDHKEGIKLSDLGGDEISEVTCPSMSTVNNSHVDVSPMEEKGVDTQNMCISDNSPRVDLCENESSSNLDASCNSNVTLQDMEYPQLKASLSYSSDNSRELSDKQLSASAAPFSPFPAIARIVPLPMSAWPMNMSLHPGTPTILRNTMCSSPYQSYPSPPPTPNMMHCLPFMCPPYSQPQMLPPTTFPVNSTTFRPNHYAWQCNMTPNASDYVPGSVWSGCHPIEFSVSLPVVEPITESTLVSVTKESSDNSDRSSPVPCLPVDLISGDKGKAEVNLPALNAVETLDDIAEVGSEKVRASNALASEYITMSDNHSQKCNAPNENAGSCDSHMQRHPSKTDEEKTLNILVRGRRNRKQTLRIPISLLKRPYTSQPFKAVCTRVIRD